In Carya illinoinensis cultivar Pawnee chromosome 6, C.illinoinensisPawnee_v1, whole genome shotgun sequence, a single genomic region encodes these proteins:
- the LOC122314010 gene encoding transcription factor MYB41-like, translating to MGRSPCCNENGLKKGPWTPEEDQKLVDYIQKHGHGRWRTLPKLAGLKRCGKSCRLRWANYLKPDIKRGKFSEEEQQIIINLHAVLGNKWSVIASHLPGRTDNEIKNFWNTHLKKKLLQMGIDPVTHRRRTHHDLINVLSNLPQRLAAANLANLSTYPNWDNAFRRQYSDATQFAKIQLLHNILIQLRMSTAPTSYRETINHFGSSSIPDHHQYLNEFQQMNSKLEALENASNIGFPPQITAQMQPNLPNYEIHDQQPQSSSVNVQPVNGLEIYMSNNSDCDDHLQLAEEYYSIPPSNDMHRYPNSLVSASPECCSIISQIENKLNSNDISNCLPSSSTSTTFEPLGDIMEDEASDSYWKDLIDKYVASL from the exons ATGGGGAGATCACCATGCTGCAACGAAAATGGTTTGAAGAAGGGGCCTTGGACTCCAGAGGAGGATCAGAAGTTGGTGGATTACATTCAGAAACATGGTCATGGGAGGTGGAGAACACTTCCAAAGCTTGCAGGATTGAAGAGGTGCGGAAAGAGTTGCAGGCTTAGGTGGGCTAATTATCTAAAGCCTGATATCAAGAGGGGCAAATTTTCTGAAGAAGAGCAACAAATCATCATCAATTTGCATGCAGTTCTTGGAAATAA GTGGTCGGTCATAGCTAGCCATCTTCCAGGGAGGACAGATAACGAGATCAAGAACTTTTGGAACACCCATTTAAAGAAAAAGCTTCTGCAGATGGGTATAGACCCAGTCACCCACAGGCGAAGAACTCATCATGACCTGATCAATGTTCTTTCCAATCTGCCACAACGGCTTGCTGCTGCCAATTTGGCCAATTTGAGTACATATCCTAATTGGGACAACGCTTTCAGGCGACAATATTCAGATGCCACACAATTTGCAAAGATCCAACTTCTGCATAATATATTAATCCAACTCCGTATGAGCACAGCTCCTACTTCATATAGAgaaacaatcaatcattttgGGTCGTCCTCAATTCCTGATCACCACCAATATCTAAATGAGTTCCAGCAAATGAATTCCAAGCTTGAAGCTCTTGAAAATGCCTCAAATATTGGTTTTCCCCCACAAATCACTGCTCAAATGCAGCCCAATCTTCCAAACTATGAAATTCATGATCAGCAACCACAATCCAGTAGTGTTAATGTTCAGCCTGTAAATGGCTTAGAAATTTATATGAGCAATAACAGTGATTGTGATGATCACCTGCAACTTGCTGAAGAATATTATTCTATCCCACCTTCAAATGATATGCATCGATATCCTAACAGCTTGGTTTCAGCTTCACCCGAGTGTTGTTCAATCATCAGCCAAATCGAAAACAAGCTTAACTCAAACGATATATCTAACTGCCTGCCTTCATCCAGCACTTCAACCACCTTTGAACCTTTGGGAGATATCATGGAGGATGAAGCAAGCGACTCTTACTGGAAAGATTTAATTGATAAGTATGTTGcttctctttaa
- the LOC122312949 gene encoding cinnamoyl-CoA reductase-like SNL6 — protein sequence MAPPSSFNQSSKTVCVMDASGRLGSALVQRLLHRGYTVHAAVQNHGEILMQSLEGVAGDHKKLRVFHSDHLDYHSIMDALKGCSGLFYCFEPPPDQPTYDELMAEEEVRAAHNVLEACAQTESIDKVVFTSSVTAVIWRDARNSMLSDFDETHWSDINLCRKFKLWHALAKTLAEKTAWALAMDRGVNMVSINGGLLMGSDLTITNPYLKGAAEMYEDGVFVTVDLRLIVDAHVCVFEDTSAYGRYLCFNQVITSNKDALKLAHMLLPPSKSSPPPSLEDTKVYQQRISNNKLNKLMVGF from the exons ATGGCTCCACCTTCTTCTTTCAACCAAAGCTCGAAGACAGTCTGCGTCATGGACGCGTCTGGTCGCCTGGGATCCGCCCTCGTACAACGCCTCTTGCATCGAGGCTACACCGTCCACGCTGCAGTCCAAAACCATG GTGAAATATTGATGCAATCATTGGAAGGGGTAGCTGGTGATCATAAGAAATTAAGGGTTTTTCATTCAGATCATTTGGACTACCACAGCATAATGGATGCCTTGAAGGGATGCTCTGGCTTATTTTACTGCTTTGAGCCTCCCCCGGACCAGCCCACTTATGAT GAATTAATGGCAGAGGAGGAAGTAAGAGCAGCTCATAATGTGTTGGAAGCGTGTGCACAAACGGAGAGCATAGACAAAGTGGTGTTTACCTCTTCTGTCACTGCTGTTATATGGAGAGATGCCCGTAATTCCATGCTCTCTGATTTTGATGAAACACATTGGAGCGACATTAATCTTTGTAGAAAGTTCAAG CTGTGGCATGCTCTAGCAAAGACCCTAGCCGAGAAGACAGCATGGGCTCTGGCCATGGATAGAGGCGTAAACATGGTCTCCATAAACGGAGGGCTCCTCATGGGTTCTGATCTTACAATCACAAACCCTTATTTGAAAGGAGCAGCTGAGATGTACGAAGATGGTGTATTCGTAACCGTTGATCTCAGGCTCATCGTGGATGCCCACGTATGCGTCTTTGAAGACACGTCAGCATATGGAAGATACTTGTGCTTCAACCAAGTCATCACTTCCAACAAAGATGCCCTTAAGCTTGCTCACATGTTATTGCCACCCTCCAAATCTTCGCCTCCTCCAAG CTTGGAGGATACAAAAGTCTATCAGCAGAGGATAAGCAACAATAAACTGAACAAATTAATGGTGGGTTTCTAA